The following are encoded together in the Parabacteroides chongii genome:
- a CDS encoding toprim domain-containing protein: MTYKEANNISIKDYLNSLGIQPVTEKGSYGMYRSPLREDNTPSFKVDYNANLWCDYGTGEGGTLIDLVMKRNGCNAYGAICRLEQGDTTSFSFHGKDLPERGTKRQAASPIEIRRIQSLQNPALMRYLQERGISPGTASPYVQEMYYRIAGKPYFALAFRNDSGGYELRNPRFKGSTSKDITHIRQQGEPRDTCFVFEGFWDFLSFLTFRQQKSPDMPCTDWQDYVILNSTANTDKALYPLAGYGHIHCMLDNDEAGRKAVEAIRQEYKWRVRDVSHLYSGHNDLNDYLRSLKVKQSQDLTVADKPQLEQDNRQNPGEKRKKGLRM; this comes from the coding sequence ATGACCTACAAGGAAGCCAACAATATCAGTATCAAGGATTACCTGAACTCTTTGGGAATCCAGCCCGTCACGGAAAAAGGAAGTTACGGGATGTACCGCAGCCCCTTACGGGAGGACAATACGCCAAGTTTCAAGGTGGATTATAACGCCAATCTATGGTGTGACTACGGAACTGGTGAGGGTGGGACGCTCATCGACCTTGTGATGAAGCGGAACGGGTGCAACGCCTACGGTGCTATCTGCCGGCTGGAACAGGGTGACACCACCTCTTTTTCCTTTCACGGGAAAGACCTGCCCGAAAGGGGAACGAAAAGGCAAGCTGCCAGCCCGATAGAGATACGCAGAATACAGTCGTTACAGAATCCGGCACTCATGCGCTACTTACAGGAAAGGGGGATTTCTCCCGGAACGGCATCCCCATACGTGCAGGAAATGTATTACCGCATCGCTGGCAAGCCTTATTTTGCACTGGCATTCAGGAATGATTCAGGAGGTTACGAGCTTCGCAATCCCCGTTTCAAGGGCAGCACATCGAAAGACATCACCCATATAAGGCAACAGGGAGAGCCGAGAGATACCTGTTTCGTGTTCGAGGGCTTTTGGGATTTCCTCTCGTTCCTCACTTTCCGGCAACAGAAAAGCCCGGATATGCCCTGTACCGACTGGCAGGACTACGTTATTCTGAACTCCACCGCCAACACGGATAAAGCCTTATATCCGTTGGCTGGTTACGGGCATATACATTGTATGCTTGACAATGACGAGGCAGGCAGGAAAGCGGTTGAAGCCATAAGGCAGGAATACAAATGGCGTGTACGTGACGTATCACACCTGTACAGCGGTCACAATGACCTGAACGACTATCTGCGTAGCCTTAAAGTGAAACAATCCCAAGACTTGACAGTTGCCGACAAGCCCCAGTTGGAGCAGGATAACAGACAAAATCCGGGTGAAAAAAGAAAAAAAGGGCTAAGGATGTGA
- a CDS encoding MobC family plasmid mobilization relaxosome protein: MTEIRNKPGGRPAKSRIDKQNRVVSTKLTELQFYAIRKRATEAGLRVSEYVRQAVVSAEMTPQLNRQDADTIRKLAGEANNINQLAHRANARGFALVAVELVKLKNRIVEIINQLSDDWKNKKGKRI; encoded by the coding sequence ATGACAGAAATAAGGAACAAACCAGGAGGTCGCCCGGCAAAAAGCCGGATAGACAAGCAGAACCGAGTAGTCAGCACGAAGCTGACCGAGTTACAGTTCTACGCAATCAGGAAGCGAGCCACCGAAGCCGGGCTGCGTGTCAGCGAGTACGTCCGGCAGGCGGTTGTTTCGGCAGAGATGACGCCCCAGCTGAACAGGCAGGATGCGGACACCATCCGCAAACTGGCAGGCGAAGCCAACAACATCAACCAACTGGCACACCGGGCGAATGCCAGAGGTTTCGCACTGGTGGCGGTGGAACTGGTGAAACTCAAAAACAGGATTGTCGAAATCATAAACCAGTTGTCGGATGATTGGAAAAATAAAAAAGGGAAGCGGATTTAA